The genome window GGCAGTCTTCTCCAGAACAGCAGGCAGGCTCAGAGCGAGACAGACGTTATGGACGGTAACCAGGCCATCGGTTTTAGCATAAAATCTGTGCACCATTTCAGTTCTGTAATTCGGCTCTGCTGCAAATTACGCTGAAAGAATGTCACGctgactgcaggcagcagcccaccCAGCTCAGCCGAGACGTACGGCAGTTACCGCCACGCACCATCAGCTACCACCATTTACAgaagagcactggaacagctaTTGCTTAAAACACATCAAAGTCTAGGAAAGCCAAATTCAGgttaaaaagcaagaaacacCCACCTAGGCACGCAGCATTTCCCTCTTACTGATCACTGTGAAAACCCATCACAGCACAGCTCCTCCGAAAAGCCTGCCTTCAGCCCTTAAGCAAGCTTGGGCGGCACGCGGCAGCTCCTGCCGCTCCTCCGGCTGCCTGCGCAGACGCTAACCCCCAGCGCCAGCCCCGGCACACAGCAGCAAGCATCATTTCTTACGTGGAGTCAGAGCACCACACCAGAACACTAATTACAAGTTTTCAACTCATTCGAAACAGCAACACGTCAGTTGGAATCACTCACCTCACacttccttctcttcccctcaCACCAGGAGGAGGCACTACGGTTATTTCAGTACTCGCTTCGCATTTTCCCCAAAAATCCCTCAGAGCCAATAACGGTACCCAGGGTTTTTCCCTGCTGACTCAGAGACGCTTCTAGCCATCCTGATCAACACGACTTTTAAGCTGTGCCTCAAGTCTGGAGGGCTCTTTCGAGGCCAAGATTACACAGAAACTCCTTTAAATCTGCGTGATCATGCAAGCGGCACAGCGAGGCTGTCAGGAAGCAGCCGCGCTTTAACAGCAGGCGCCTGCTCCCTCACCCTGCACAGGACATTAACGCAGCACGTTTCAAGGCAACAGCCACCCCGAGGTGACGTTTTCCCACCTTCTCAGCTTTAAGAGCCACAAGCTTATTTCAGGGTGAAAAGAAGCTCTGGAGACTGATCACGTCTGAAAACACACAGTGTCTGATTTGTCCAGTCTTCACGCGCCCCACGGTCTAGTAACCACTGTTCTTTTTCTGCTCAGGGTATGCGACATGAGCCCAAGCAAACCCCCACCAACACACGAACTCTGCTCAGTTTACTGCTTCAGCTTCCGTTTAAAGCGCCTCCGTACCTTCAGATTCACCTCCAGCAGCTTTTCGTGCATCGTGCTGATGACATTCAGGTTTTTACTTTGAGATTTGTTTGCCGTGGCATTCATTGGCTTCACAGGGTGGAGTCTGCAACGTTAAAGGAGGTTTATGTTATTTAGGCAGAGCACACAACACCAGCACTACACAGATATTCAGACAAAAAACTCATATAGCAAGAAATTGGGAAAAAATCCTACCCTTCTCTATCTCCAGAGAGATATGAGATTCACCTTCAGGCAGACAAGACATTTCTGTCTAAGCTACAGGCTTTTTAGAAGTATACTCCAGTTCTCTTTCTACTATCCTGACTGACTTCAGGCACTGGCGATAGAGCAGCAGTAGCAAGGGACATGCACCCCACATGGTATGCCACAAAGCAAAGGCAGGTCTGTCTACAGGAGCaggcagcacgcagcagcagctACTCTGACCTCTCACACACCAGGATTCGAGCCTGGCTGTCCTAACGAGAACACACCAAATACTTCTGCTATCCTGGGACAGGCACGTATTACGCCTTTTCCAGTCTGAACTTAGGCCATAAGCTGCCAAAAAGTGCTACCTTCATTTGCTTGAGCAGGGTTTATATTGCGAATtttaacacaggaagaaaatttgaCTTGTATCTCAGCAAACGTCAGCCCAGAAGCGTCCTGGACCCTAGAGGGAGTGCTGCAGATAAAGTACCGAGGGCTGCCAGGCCAGCAGCACCGCTCCTCGGACAGCAGGACCTCAGGAGCCCAGCTCGGCAGCAAAGGAAGCATCCCAGTTTACCAGGCTTCCTGTGACCATTCTCCCATTTCTGAAACATGGATGAATTGCAATCCGTTTCCCCAATTTGATGAAATTACCCCTATTTCTTTAACTGTGACCAAGTTTCCCTAACGTTTTGTCCTGCAAGGCAGCACTGTGATGAACGGCAGGTCCCCTGGGCGTGCTTAATAGCTATGCAGATTTATCTGACGGCAGCAATGACCCTGCGCCGGCAGGACCGGACCCAGGCCCTGGCAGATCCACAGGCTGGAGGGAGTGAAGGCCGTACGATGCCACATCACTGCAAAGCAAAGTAAattcctgcagctggagagacAGAGCTGCGCTcccagaagaaaaagcaaggcTCACCTCAGCTCTGCGATACTTTCTCTGTGTTCCCCAGGTTCTCTCACCTGTGCTTAGGAGCCACGGTTTCACCACTCTGCTGAGTTTGGTTAGGATATGTTTCAGAGGGTGAAACCCAGGCCTGAAGAAGCTTCTTCTTGCCAGAATTTCCTGCTTTATCTGCGGAGCCCTCGGCTGTTGGCTTTTTCGGAGACTCTGCTCTAAGACTCGGGGTGTCACAAGGGAGAGAATGAGAGGAAGAGTAGGGCTGGGAAGGACTggacagggaggaagaggaaacagAAGGCTCAGAGAAGTCACACTCCTCAACACCTGCACCTATTTTCAGTTCTTGTTTCTCAAAACGACTACTCCACTCTCTGGAATGAGACGTCATGCCTAAGCCTGAGTCAGCTACCTGCTTACTGAGACTGTGAACACCcactctggcaggcagcacgggtGGTTTGCCCGGCTCACAGGCACCAGgagcacttcctcctcctcctcctggagcAGCCGGGGTTGCCTGGGCTGCGGCAGAGCTCTCAGAGTGCTCTTTCAGCTCTCCGTGCAGAGGCATTAAATCCAGGGACTGCTTTGGAGTCTCTGAAACGTTTCCACCACCTGCAGCAACACCCCGGTTCTCCTGAGAGTCACCCAGCAGCTCGTCGTCGGAGCCTCCCTCCGGGATAACGGGAAGGCTGGCCAGTTTCGAACCACGGTCTCCACTCATGGGAACAGCAGACTTTAGATTTGTAAGACAGTCAAATAGATCGTCATCACCTTCATGTTTCAAATGCCAATTATTGATGTCATCCCTGAGCGTCACTGGTGAAGTGACAGTCTCTAACGAGACACTTTGGGGGAGGGACCCACGAGCATCTGAGGCTTTATCATCAGCTAATGGGAGCCCCGGCGCAGACTGGACACCATCCCCTGAAGAAGGCACAGCACCACTTAACTCGTCAGCCTGAGGAAGCGTTAAGGACCGCCGTGGTGCTGGCTCTGGAGCGACCAGCCCCTcaccgccagccccccctgccccggcttCCCCAGGGGACAGCGTGCCAGCTCCCGCGGCTGGCTTGGCAGATCCCGCTTGAGCAAATGAGTTTTTATCCAGAGGAGTTGCTTGGGGCGCACGTTCTCGTCTGTTTACACCAAGGATCTCCCGCTTCTCGTGGGGCTCCCTCTCAGGGGAAGGAGGCTGTTCAGCACTGACCCCTGCCACGGGGCTACGACTACACTTTGAGAGAGACTCAAAGCATTTGCTGGGCTTTGTGCAGGGCTCAGCGTTTACAGCGCTCACTCCCACACCACCCCGCACAGGGGTCTCGCCGTTTCGGATGGGACCTGCGCTGTCACTGGGGAGTTCTGACGATGGGTAGCACCCTGCTTCCAGATCCTGAGCAAACCCTGCTCGCTCTCCTGCCGCATCTGAACCCACCAGTAACACTCCAGTGAAACCAGAGTGCTGCTTTTCACGTTCCTGCCCACCCAAATCCTCATCACCCGATGTGACACCCTCCGATCCGTCACGGAGGAAGGACACAGGTTTCGTGCTGCCTAGCTCGCTTCTTTTCAAAGAAGCCTCAGCCTGAAGCTGGGGAGAATCGCACCGCTTCTTTggagccagagcagggctgtcagcaaGGGTGCCGAGAGGCTTCGAGACAGCTTTGACGTTACTCGTTACAGCCACGTCTGAAGAGCTCCCTGAAGCATCAGGACCAGAGCATTTCAGCTCAGCAGAGCGTTCTGCTGAGGAACGGTCTTCATCACAAGGAAGGCCGAAAGGGGAAGAACCAGCAGCAGCTTTGACACCCGGTGCATCTGCTTCCCACCCAAGCCTGGATACAAAGGGATTATTGTCATTAAAATGGCAATCAGAGGGGAGAGAAGGTGCAGGTGGGTGAGGGAGACCCTGGGAAGCCTGTGTACCAGAGCTTTCAGGACCGTGGCCCCACGAGCTCTGCCCCGACTCAGGAACAAAAGGATTACGACCACTACCAGAGACCTGCCCAGGAAGAGGCACTTTGGGAACGGAGGCTGCAGGATGATGGGACGAGGGGAGATGGGCAACGCCTTCGGGATTCAGGGCTGCGGATGCCCTGCCCCAGTCAGAAATAAAGGGGTTCTTGCCACTCAAAAGCCCTGCAgcaaagggaggaggagaagtgacAGATGCAGGAGAACTAGTAATG of Opisthocomus hoazin isolate bOpiHoa1 chromosome 28, bOpiHoa1.hap1, whole genome shotgun sequence contains these proteins:
- the RAB11FIP1 gene encoding rab11 family-interacting protein 1 produces the protein MSGAGPAAGWVPTHVQVTVLRARGLRAKAAAGGGGSDAYAVMALGRDKFSTSVAERCQGQPVWREEATFELPPRPAALRLTVLHRALVGLDKFLGRAEVDLAALRAAGGRRHSRWYKLRSKPGKKEKERGEIEVDIQFMRSNMTASMFDLSMKDKSRSPFGKLKDKLKGKRSSGLSDTASAIIPSTTHSPADSEDESVEKEKKKSKFKALFSKPGLQKTSLSQSMSVLPTQSPVTGRVRLRPSDFQSQWDDDDDEFEISPTSEKAFGNVLEEKSSPPPVLKSRKTATLDSRQLNQVTAGHTKKEGLSLFSGLKSKNDPVSKSSLCINGSHVYMEESTTKDNTPASSPSPHNFRRKQLFASEENLSSRPAKGPEETGRTSPSHAFSGSASLETFKSMTLPSYKLLCSEEYLETSAPPSVEVVKETKKADHKKSAVLSLVTGKKEAVKTSSAENVSDRTLQEEENRIPEEKSKQEAEHRELPADSSRGNPSEDSHRAEDVFANQQPLNPFEEERKPEKAAAPAKTKAVKPRLGVSSEEETKATLPTFAPDSLPAFLSAHRISSDNNPFISKMGQKVKVPDSENITSSPASVTSPPPFAAGLLSGKNPFISDWGRASAALNPEGVAHLPSSHHPAASVPKVPLPGQVSGSGRNPFVPESGQSSWGHGPESSGTQASQGLPHPPAPSLPSDCHFNDNNPFVSRLGWEADAPGVKAAAGSSPFGLPCDEDRSSAERSAELKCSGPDASGSSSDVAVTSNVKAVSKPLGTLADSPALAPKKRCDSPQLQAEASLKRSELGSTKPVSFLRDGSEGVTSGDEDLGGQEREKQHSGFTGVLLVGSDAAGERAGFAQDLEAGCYPSSELPSDSAGPIRNGETPVRGGVGVSAVNAEPCTKPSKCFESLSKCSRSPVAGVSAEQPPSPEREPHEKREILGVNRRERAPQATPLDKNSFAQAGSAKPAAGAGTLSPGEAGAGGAGGEGLVAPEPAPRRSLTLPQADELSGAVPSSGDGVQSAPGLPLADDKASDARGSLPQSVSLETVTSPVTLRDDINNWHLKHEGDDDLFDCLTNLKSAVPMSGDRGSKLASLPVIPEGGSDDELLGDSQENRGVAAGGGNVSETPKQSLDLMPLHGELKEHSESSAAAQATPAAPGGGGGSAPGACEPGKPPVLPARVGVHSLSKQVADSGLGMTSHSREWSSRFEKQELKIGAGVEECDFSEPSVSSSSLSSPSQPYSSSHSLPCDTPSLRAESPKKPTAEGSADKAGNSGKKKLLQAWVSPSETYPNQTQQSGETVAPKHRLHPVKPMNATANKSQSKNLNVISTMHEKLLEVNLKKYDPSDPAYAYAQLTHDELIQLVLKQKDTITKKDLQVRELEDYIDNLLVRVMEETPNILRVSTSGNKKAGKM